A genomic stretch from Mycobacterium paraterrae includes:
- a CDS encoding enoyl-CoA hydratase-related protein yields MERRTLEAVIYEREPPIARIVLNRPDKANTKDATLVQEVDACLHEADRDRDIKVVILKANGNGFCGGHVARWGPDENPYPDFGDTFEDLYKGTADLFLWPTLYLWEFPKPTISQIHGYCMGGGIYLGLLTDFCVASEDAYFQMPLAQSLGEPGGHTMIEPWLLMNWHRTMDWLLLAPTLSAAEALEWGLLNKVVPRDDLEDTVEEMARKLAQVPLTTSMAVKNSVKRAYELMGMRVHLQVSHILTNMVGAASDVQERRKLLMQSGLKPRDFIDRDGDPTS; encoded by the coding sequence ATGGAGCGGCGCACGCTGGAAGCGGTCATCTACGAACGCGAACCGCCGATCGCGCGGATCGTGCTGAATCGGCCTGACAAAGCCAACACCAAGGATGCGACGCTGGTCCAGGAAGTCGACGCCTGCCTGCATGAGGCCGACCGCGACCGCGACATCAAAGTCGTGATCCTCAAAGCCAACGGCAACGGCTTCTGCGGCGGGCACGTCGCCCGGTGGGGTCCCGACGAGAACCCCTACCCCGATTTCGGCGATACGTTCGAGGATCTCTACAAGGGCACCGCCGACCTGTTCCTATGGCCGACGCTGTACCTCTGGGAGTTCCCGAAGCCGACGATTTCGCAGATCCACGGCTACTGCATGGGCGGCGGCATCTATCTGGGTCTACTGACCGATTTCTGCGTGGCATCCGAGGACGCGTATTTCCAGATGCCGTTGGCGCAGAGCCTGGGCGAACCGGGCGGCCACACCATGATCGAGCCGTGGCTGCTGATGAATTGGCATCGCACGATGGATTGGTTGCTGCTGGCGCCGACGCTGTCGGCCGCCGAGGCCCTGGAGTGGGGCCTGCTCAACAAGGTGGTCCCCCGCGACGATCTCGAGGACACCGTCGAGGAGATGGCGCGCAAGCTCGCTCAGGTGCCGCTGACCACCTCGATGGCCGTCAAGAACAGCGTCAAACGCGCCTACGAGCTGATGGGTATGCGGGTACATCTGCAGGTCAGTCACATCCTGACCAACATGGTCGGCGCTGCGTCCGACGTGCAGGAGCGCCGCAAGCTGTTGATGCAATCCGGTTTGAAGCCAAGGGATTTCATCGACCGCGACGGCGATCCGACTAGCTGA